The DNA sequence TAGAAATCTTAAAATTCTACAATAACTAATTAAACCAAAAATTAAAGAGAAAAGTTTCAGAACTTTTTAATAAATAGATTTCTAAAATATAAGTAATTAGTAGAATAAGTTAAAGATAAATATTATAATATCTTCTTAACTTATTAAATTATTTTATGTTATAAAAAAAACCCAAATAGAAATTTTCTACTTGGGTTTAATAAATAACAATTTGAGATTAGTTCAAATATTTTAATTCGTGATTACAACGGTCTTTGTATTGTTTATCGGCACTTGCAATTTTAAAATTTTCTTTCGCTTTTTCAACTTCATTTAAACCTTTAAAAGCTAAAGCTTTGTAAAAGTATGCGGCACCTTTTGGAACTTCTGATTTTGCTCCTCTATGATTTATTGCATTATCTGCAGCTTTAAGAGCATCATCATATTTTGCAGTTTCGATATATAAGTCAGCTAATTTTAAATAGGCAGCATCATAATTATAATTTGCAACGGCATTTTTCAAATGTTCCGAAGCTTTTTCATAATTTTTATCTTTTAATGCATCCTCGCCTAATTTTGTATAAGCTAAGCCAATGTATTTTGCTGCCTGTTCTTGGTATTTTTTTTCTTTATTCATTTCTTTAAACTTTGAGAAATTTTCTATTGCAAGGTCATATTTTCCCCAAGAATAGTAATTTGTACCCATTGCATTATATGCAGTTGTAAATTTAGAATTTACTCCTAAACATTTTTTTAATGCATCTT is a window from the Ignavibacteriota bacterium genome containing:
- a CDS encoding tetratricopeptide repeat protein, which gives rise to MKKFFKILITLLFSFAAVFAQEAEMNVEAAKLYNEGNKQMKSGNFAGALENYNKALDIDKDYRIYYQISTVYKKQRNFEKAEDALKKCLGVNSKFTTAYNAMGTNYYSWGKYDLAIENFSKFKEMNKEKKYQEQAAKYIGLAYTKLGEDALKDKNYEKASEHLKNAVANYNYDAAYLKLADLYIETAKYDDALKAADNAINHRGAKSEVPKGAAYFYKALAFKGLNEVEKAKENFKIASADKQYKDRCNHELKYLN